A single window of Mycoplasma bradburyae DNA harbors:
- the rsmI gene encoding 16S rRNA (cytidine(1402)-2'-O)-methyltransferase, producing MALYLIGLPIGNLNEINNRAISVLNDLQIIFSEHTDNLKKILNLLNINFADKKIISYHKFNETSRFDEVSEYLKNNDVGIVSDAGFPCINDPGQKLVNYLRNNNYNDIICINGSNAALCALAASGFDSSRFYYGGFFGYKKQEIINELNERLKYQSTLIYYEAVHRIKSTLEIIEESFPDLEVCVARELTKKFETFYFGKISEIIGKIEYKGEFVLLINKPSINKNHCEINESIIEELNLLIKYNMRPKDACKYLADKYNLKSSNLYAFCIKQK from the coding sequence ATGGCATTGTATTTAATCGGATTACCGATAGGGAATCTTAATGAAATTAATAATAGAGCAATATCGGTTTTAAATGATTTGCAAATTATTTTTTCTGAGCACACGGATAATTTAAAAAAAATACTTAATCTGTTAAATATTAATTTCGCTGATAAAAAAATAATCAGCTATCACAAGTTTAATGAGACATCTAGATTTGATGAAGTTAGTGAATATCTAAAAAATAATGATGTAGGTATTGTAAGCGACGCTGGTTTTCCTTGCATTAACGACCCTGGTCAAAAATTAGTTAATTATCTAAGAAATAATAATTATAACGATATCATATGTATTAATGGATCTAATGCCGCTTTATGCGCATTAGCTGCTAGCGGGTTTGATAGTTCAAGATTTTATTATGGCGGATTTTTCGGTTATAAAAAACAGGAAATTATTAACGAACTTAATGAAAGGTTAAAATATCAATCTACTTTAATTTATTATGAAGCAGTTCATCGAATCAAAAGTACATTAGAAATAATAGAAGAAAGCTTTCCTGATTTAGAAGTTTGTGTAGCTAGAGAATTAACTAAAAAATTTGAGACATTCTATTTCGGAAAAATTAGCGAAATTATCGGTAAAATTGAATATAAAGGTGAATTTGTTTTATTAATCAACAAACCATCTATTAATAAAAATCATTGCGAAATAAATGAATCAATTATTGAAGAATTAAACCTTTTAATTAAATATAATATGCGCCCTAAAGATGCTTGTAAATATTTAGCTGATAAATATAATTTAAAGAGTTCTAATTTATATGCTTTTTGTATCAAACAAAAATAA
- a CDS encoding FMN-dependent NADH-azoreductase, with protein sequence MSKILFINSSPIANDASFSYQIAKAFETEYAKLNPSDSIEWLDLNEEEKASDTLTSKNFSEYFKNENVDPLIEQIKNVDKLVIVAPMTNFNYPATLKNWIDKVFVANKTFSYKYSKKGGSVGLMDHLKVMIINTQGAPEGWYAFGDVSAMLKGAFEFIGAKVDFIKVCGTKVDYINKEPKTILDPNLELIKEKARNF encoded by the coding sequence ATGAGTAAAATACTATTTATTAATTCTTCGCCGATCGCCAATGATGCGAGTTTTTCTTATCAAATAGCTAAAGCTTTTGAAACCGAATATGCTAAATTAAATCCTTCTGATTCAATTGAATGATTAGATCTTAATGAAGAAGAAAAAGCTAGCGATACATTAACTTCTAAAAATTTTAGCGAATACTTTAAAAACGAAAATGTAGATCCTTTAATTGAACAAATTAAAAATGTTGATAAATTAGTAATAGTTGCTCCTATGACGAATTTTAACTATCCAGCAACTTTAAAAAATTGAATTGATAAAGTTTTTGTTGCTAATAAAACATTTAGTTACAAATATTCAAAAAAAGGCGGATCAGTTGGTTTAATGGATCATTTAAAAGTAATGATCATCAATACTCAAGGAGCTCCTGAAGGTTGATACGCTTTTGGTGATGTATCAGCTATGCTTAAAGGAGCTTTCGAATTTATTGGAGCAAAAGTTGATTTCATTAAAGTTTGTGGCACTAAAGTTGACTATATAAATAAGGAACCAAAAACAATTTTGGATCCTAATTTAGAACTAATTAAAGAAAAAGCGAGAAATTTTTAG
- a CDS encoding MG_279/MG_280 family protein — MLNFFNKTIKRIIYSIGLIFILVLGGVGTAGYIFKEQISQFYEGFQDRNNGLLSQAKDVLNRVNEIVTNQDILTIPMKINNTVDTVGGGLNNFKGIIDETKHNIANVDTSIDEIRNKLKKYENVFTLTNSRSDYDETMMKLNEFQRIARNLSDTVIPESNKILSNVESGFDEAKRLAKVIDISELAEEVSKTITPITNIVDKLVILNKEATAEKFTHYLNLVSLSLMGVSGGLLALSILSLILRSMFYKSIKGYVVKRSRAVDQLSDFFSEACRIYPELKSELGIDEE; from the coding sequence ATGTTGAATTTTTTTAATAAGACAATAAAAAGAATTATTTATAGCATTGGTTTAATTTTTATTCTAGTACTTGGAGGAGTGGGTACTGCAGGATATATATTTAAGGAACAGATATCACAATTTTACGAAGGATTTCAAGATCGTAATAATGGTTTATTAAGTCAAGCAAAGGATGTTTTAAATAGAGTAAATGAAATTGTTACCAATCAGGATATTTTAACTATTCCTATGAAAATTAACAATACTGTTGATACAGTTGGCGGTGGTTTAAATAACTTTAAAGGAATAATTGATGAGACTAAACATAATATAGCTAATGTCGATACATCTATCGATGAAATCAGAAATAAACTTAAGAAATACGAAAATGTTTTTACATTAACTAATAGTAGATCTGATTATGACGAAACTATGATGAAATTGAATGAATTTCAAAGAATAGCGAGAAATTTATCTGATACAGTAATTCCTGAATCAAATAAAATATTAAGCAATGTAGAATCAGGTTTTGATGAAGCTAAACGATTGGCTAAAGTTATCGATATTTCTGAATTAGCAGAAGAAGTATCTAAAACCATTACTCCAATAACTAACATCGTTGATAAATTAGTAATTCTGAATAAAGAGGCTACCGCCGAAAAATTTACGCATTATTTAAATCTTGTTTCTCTTAGTTTAATGGGTGTTAGCGGCGGCTTATTAGCTCTAAGTATCTTAAGTTTAATACTAAGATCTATGTTCTATAAATCTATTAAAGGTTATGTAGTTAAACGATCTAGAGCTGTAGATCAACTATCTGACTTCTTTTCAGAAGCTTGCAGAATATACCCTGAACTTAAATCTGAATTAGGTATAGATGAAGAATAG
- the rpsB gene encoding 30S ribosomal protein S2, translating to MFLFEDINVESAQAVKAEESPAQSTVQNKEEQVPANSTEKVLVTHTKLLDVGAFNGVAKRKWNPKMKPYIIPRNMSQFSAQFDLINSDILNQRLHDAFNYLTEAAKAKKNILFVGTKSKGVQELIQSIAERTNTYYINQRWLGGTLTNFKTIGNSINQLKKLIHTRDNDLTKYTKKEQIMIMKKLAKLEKFFGGIKDMQGLPHVIVIDDPVKEKNAVTEARKLKIPVIALCNTNSDPNIITLPIPANNYNIRSVTLLLNLLGDAVAIANGNAPKFAYKPDEEIDIPQLVKKETRTVVNRDRTGFNKKQVKTEEAKPTEEKTAE from the coding sequence ATGTTTTTATTTGAAGATATAAATGTTGAATCAGCACAAGCTGTAAAAGCAGAAGAATCACCTGCACAATCAACAGTTCAAAATAAAGAAGAACAAGTGCCTGCAAATTCAACAGAAAAAGTTCTAGTAACTCACACAAAACTTTTAGATGTTGGTGCTTTTAACGGGGTAGCTAAACGTAAATGAAACCCTAAAATGAAGCCTTACATTATTCCTAGAAATATGTCACAATTCAGTGCACAATTCGATTTAATTAACTCTGATATTTTAAATCAAAGATTGCACGATGCTTTTAACTACTTAACAGAAGCAGCTAAAGCTAAAAAGAACATTTTATTCGTAGGAACTAAATCTAAAGGCGTTCAAGAATTAATTCAATCAATAGCTGAAAGAACTAATACTTACTACATTAATCAAAGATGATTAGGTGGTACTTTAACTAACTTTAAAACTATTGGTAATTCAATTAATCAACTTAAGAAATTGATTCATACTCGTGATAATGATTTGACTAAATATACTAAAAAAGAACAAATCATGATCATGAAAAAATTAGCTAAACTTGAAAAGTTCTTTGGCGGTATAAAAGACATGCAAGGACTTCCTCACGTTATAGTTATTGATGACCCAGTTAAAGAAAAAAATGCAGTTACTGAAGCTAGAAAATTAAAGATTCCAGTTATTGCTTTATGTAACACTAACTCTGATCCTAATATCATCACTTTACCAATTCCAGCTAATAACTACAACATTCGTTCGGTTACATTATTACTTAACTTATTAGGTGATGCTGTTGCTATTGCTAATGGTAATGCTCCTAAGTTTGCTTACAAACCGGATGAAGAAATTGACATTCCACAATTAGTTAAAAAAGAAACTAGAACAGTAGTTAACCGTGATCGTACTGGTTTTAACAAAAAACAAGTTAAAACAGAAGAAGCTAAACCAACAGAAGAAAAAACTGCTGAATAG
- a CDS encoding OsmC family protein: MATKNYEIKAKLNSDKTVTGMTSKHEILMDATTTKGMTPLEALLNGLCGCEISVINYYGPKLFGLELQELEMEVKAWRDPEPADEYYGLRKLSIHWIVKSNKTLEEFKEIIKYAHKTCPVFNTLSGRIVFEDTITIK, from the coding sequence ATGGCAACAAAAAATTACGAAATAAAAGCAAAATTAAACTCAGATAAAACAGTTACAGGAATGACTTCTAAACACGAAATCTTAATGGATGCTACAACAACCAAAGGGATGACTCCATTAGAAGCGCTTCTTAACGGTTTATGTGGATGTGAAATTAGTGTAATCAATTATTACGGTCCTAAATTATTTGGTTTAGAACTTCAAGAATTAGAAATGGAAGTTAAAGCTTGAAGAGATCCTGAACCGGCTGATGAATACTACGGTCTTAGAAAGTTATCAATTCACTGAATTGTTAAATCAAATAAAACTCTAGAAGAATTCAAAGAAATTATTAAATATGCACATAAAACATGTCCTGTATTTAATACTTTATCTGGTAGAATTGTTTTCGAAGATACTATTACCATTAAATAA
- a CDS encoding alpha/beta hydrolase family protein has product MNVKINDLSKYQFINNEIYLDKLSIIFYQINKFNLSKDKYDKKVWVINLTDKKPKRCKILDNYTIVNKLNDEELLLQKKDKFFVYDYKKNKIINFLKLENTEINKIKVLDKDTYLMLIRTNVNDKYEVIRRIPFYSDGSSDFCHNQEIKLVKYNLKDKTIVELSDKNEMVTDFYLNDSNLYYSYQEYNKDQINSRYSGLKWFNLLNNAKKYLIRIEDKKTIYDFYLTDKNRLIVSINDYSRIGMNQNGDWYNLDNKGELTRIESKYDISFWDSVNVDHTYGIKKLSHVDKDVYKISTYKDKQEIFKISNKEISKISNLSGNILSFLKINDEKFLLNYITWNEINELYFYNPKTNELNRLTNHNQEINNSYKKLRPIETFEFENDSYKHIGYVIYPEKFDTNKKYPVVLQIHGGPKTAYSTSFQHEMRMLSSCNAFVIFMNPRGSDGYGEKFSDIRSKYGTVDYEDLIKFTEEFKEKYSKNVDKNNVAVMGGSYGGFMTNWMISHTNKFKVAITQRSIYDWQTMFYNSDIALDFPNDQICKGQYNEELVKKQSPSTFIKNVKTPTLIIHSLNDYRCPIDQAYGLYTNLLANNVDTKLLLFKNNSHGLSRNGTPYCRIGRLYAIQEWLHKHLDNFELDESKELNKHSNKHIN; this is encoded by the coding sequence ATGAATGTAAAAATAAATGATCTATCTAAATACCAATTTATTAACAATGAAATATATTTGGATAAGTTAAGTATAATATTTTATCAAATTAATAAATTTAATTTAAGTAAGGATAAATACGATAAAAAAGTATGAGTTATTAATTTAACCGATAAAAAACCTAAAAGATGCAAAATTCTTGATAACTATACAATAGTCAATAAACTTAATGATGAAGAATTATTGCTTCAAAAGAAAGATAAGTTTTTTGTATACGATTACAAGAAAAACAAGATTATTAATTTCTTGAAATTAGAGAATACGGAAATTAATAAGATTAAAGTTCTTGATAAAGATACTTATCTAATGCTAATTAGAACTAATGTTAATGATAAATATGAAGTCATAAGAAGAATTCCATTTTACTCTGATGGTTCTAGTGATTTTTGTCATAACCAAGAAATCAAATTAGTTAAATATAACTTAAAAGATAAAACGATAGTGGAATTATCAGATAAAAATGAAATGGTAACAGATTTTTATCTAAATGATTCAAATCTTTATTATTCTTATCAAGAATACAATAAGGATCAAATAAATAGTCGATACAGTGGTCTAAAATGGTTTAATCTATTAAATAATGCAAAAAAATATCTAATTAGAATTGAAGATAAAAAGACTATTTATGATTTTTATTTAACCGATAAAAACCGTTTAATTGTTAGCATTAATGATTATTCTAGAATAGGGATGAATCAAAATGGGGATTGGTATAACTTAGATAATAAAGGCGAATTGACTAGAATTGAAAGTAAATACGATATTTCTTTTTGAGATTCTGTAAATGTTGATCATACTTATGGTATTAAAAAACTTAGTCATGTCGATAAAGATGTTTATAAAATATCGACATATAAAGATAAACAAGAAATATTTAAAATAAGTAATAAAGAAATATCAAAAATATCGAATTTATCCGGTAATATCTTAAGTTTTTTGAAAATTAATGATGAAAAATTTTTATTAAATTACATCACATGAAACGAAATTAATGAGTTGTATTTTTATAACCCAAAGACTAATGAATTAAATCGATTAACTAATCATAACCAAGAAATAAATAATAGTTACAAAAAACTTAGACCTATTGAGACATTTGAATTTGAAAACGATTCTTATAAACATATAGGTTATGTGATTTACCCTGAAAAATTTGATACAAATAAAAAATATCCGGTAGTTTTACAAATTCACGGAGGTCCGAAAACTGCATATTCAACATCATTCCAACATGAAATGAGAATGCTTTCATCTTGTAATGCATTTGTAATTTTTATGAATCCTAGAGGATCTGATGGTTACGGTGAAAAGTTTAGTGATATTAGATCGAAATATGGAACTGTTGATTATGAAGATTTAATTAAATTTACCGAAGAATTTAAAGAAAAATATTCTAAAAATGTTGATAAAAACAATGTAGCTGTTATGGGTGGTAGTTATGGTGGTTTTATGACTAATTGAATGATTTCGCATACAAATAAATTTAAAGTCGCAATCACTCAAAGAAGTATATATGACTGGCAAACAATGTTCTATAATTCTGACATTGCGTTAGACTTTCCAAATGACCAAATATGTAAGGGTCAATATAACGAAGAACTAGTTAAAAAACAAAGTCCTTCAACATTTATAAAAAATGTAAAAACTCCAACATTAATTATTCATTCACTTAATGACTATCGTTGCCCTATTGATCAAGCATACGGTCTTTATACAAACTTATTAGCTAATAATGTTGATACGAAATTATTACTATTTAAAAATAACTCTCATGGTCTATCAAGAAATGGAACGCCGTATTGCAGAATCGGTAGATTGTATGCTATCCAAGAATGACTACATAAACATTTAGATAATTTTGAATTAGATGAATCAAAGGAATTAAACAAGCACAGTAATAAACATATAAATTAA
- the rpmB gene encoding 50S ribosomal protein L28 has product MARRDDLTGLGPLAGNNRSHALNITKRRWNLNLQKVKVKTDRGVLSVKVSARTIRTLRKLDLLA; this is encoded by the coding sequence ATGGCTCGTAGAGATGATCTAACCGGGCTTGGTCCTTTAGCGGGAAATAATCGTTCTCACGCCCTAAACATTACCAAGCGTCGTTGAAACTTAAACTTGCAAAAAGTTAAAGTAAAAACTGATCGTGGTGTGCTATCTGTTAAGGTTTCAGCTAGAACGATCAGAACATTAAGAAAACTAGATCTTTTAGCATAG
- a CDS encoding AAA family ATPase translates to MLFVSNKNKEPFYSPKSIDDLIGQKHLFHEYGLLKRMVELKKPYSLLVTGEPGIGKTTLCNLLIEEMNLPSYKFNSASDSLTELKEFIDKSRQFDKCVIIIDEIHRLHRDKQDILIKGLDAKLFNLFGITTENPYFSINPAIRSRVHTIRLTNPTSTELFEGYKKIIKNKNITNINDDILYKISHIVSGDLRKGINIIELLNTYYKNIEITDDILKNVIDNNLSLSSYGDKFHDLKSALQKSIRGSDPDAAVYYLAQLIATKDLTTISRRLIACAYEDIGLANPELCSRVYIATQAAKEVGFPEANQILSSIVIEMALSEKSSSAYESISNALIDVFGGEAHDVPWHIKKNAFDTSNPLYNFQKYKNPHNYKNHWVDQDYLPREVRNKKYYDQQDHNYNEKLMNDYWLKWRKEK, encoded by the coding sequence ATGCTTTTTGTATCAAACAAAAATAAAGAACCGTTTTATTCTCCTAAATCAATAGATGATTTAATAGGGCAAAAACATTTATTTCATGAATACGGATTATTAAAGAGAATGGTTGAACTTAAGAAACCATACTCTTTATTAGTAACTGGTGAACCAGGAATAGGTAAAACTACACTTTGTAATCTATTAATAGAAGAGATGAATTTACCAAGTTATAAATTCAATTCTGCTAGTGATAGCTTAACAGAATTGAAAGAATTCATCGATAAATCTAGACAATTTGATAAATGTGTCATCATTATCGATGAGATTCATCGATTACATAGAGATAAACAAGATATATTAATTAAAGGATTGGATGCTAAGTTGTTTAATTTATTCGGTATAACAACCGAAAATCCATATTTCAGTATCAATCCGGCTATTCGTTCCAGAGTTCATACAATTAGATTAACTAATCCGACTAGCACAGAACTTTTTGAAGGTTATAAAAAGATTATTAAAAATAAAAATATAACCAATATAAACGATGATATTCTTTATAAGATATCGCATATTGTAAGTGGTGATTTAAGAAAAGGGATTAACATCATAGAATTATTGAATACATATTATAAAAATATCGAAATTACCGATGATATTTTAAAAAATGTGATTGATAATAATCTTTCATTATCTTCTTATGGAGATAAATTTCATGATTTAAAATCTGCTTTACAAAAATCAATAAGAGGATCTGATCCTGATGCCGCTGTCTATTATCTTGCGCAATTAATAGCAACTAAAGATTTAACAACAATATCAAGAAGATTAATTGCATGTGCTTACGAAGATATTGGACTAGCTAATCCAGAATTATGCTCTAGAGTTTATATAGCAACTCAAGCGGCTAAAGAAGTAGGTTTTCCAGAGGCTAATCAAATACTAAGTAGTATCGTTATTGAAATGGCTCTATCAGAAAAATCTAGTAGTGCTTACGAATCAATATCTAATGCGTTAATAGATGTATTTGGTGGTGAAGCTCATGACGTTCCTTGGCATATTAAAAAGAATGCATTTGATACTTCTAACCCTTTATATAATTTTCAAAAATACAAAAACCCTCACAATTATAAAAATCACTGAGTAGATCAGGATTATTTACCTAGAGAAGTTCGAAACAAAAAATACTATGATCAACAAGATCATAATTACAACGAAAAACTAATGAATGATTATTGATTAAAATGAAGAAAAGAAAAATAG